The DNA region GATCACCCTGGTGCGGCCCGCACGGATCGCATCGAGCACACCGTCGACCGACCGCTCGTCGGCGTCGATCTCGGTGACCGCCTGTCCCACCATCTCCGCGATGTGGGCGTCCGAGCCGGCAGTCATCGGGAGATCGTTGGTTTCGGCGAACCGCTCGGCTCGGCGGTTCGAGCGTCCGGTGAGCAGCCGGGAGTTGTACGTCTCGATCGCGTCGGCGCTCGCGAGCGTGTCGCGGGTGATGTGGGGGGCGACGCCGCTGCGCGAGCGCTGGAACGGGTGAGGAACGACCGCGATCCCGTCCTGCTCACGGATGCGCGCGAGGGTCTCCTCGAACGGCAGCCCGGCGGGAACCCGCTCGCCGATCCCGAGTGCGAGCACGTGGCCGGCGGCGCTGCTCACCTCCGAACCGGGAATCCCGATCAGGTCATAGTCCGCCGCCCGTTCGGCGGCCGCGAGGCTGGCGTCGATCTCGTCGTGGTCGGTGACGGCGAGCGCGTCGAGACCGACGGCCTCGGCCTGGGCGAGGAGGAGGTCGACCGGATCACGGCCGTCGAAGGACAGTTCGGAGTGACAGTGGAGCTCGGCCGACAGCACGGGTGTGAGTTCGGTCGGTGGAGCAAAAGTCCCCCGGTATCGACCCCACACCCGCCGAACGGCCGGACGACCGTCGTCGCCCGATCGTCCACCGTCCACCCGTGCTACTGAGTATCCCTACTAGTATATCTCCTCGCGAGACGTACGGTATCACTGGTGATTGGATGCACGACGAGTCCCAACAGTCGTCCGGAGAACTGCAACTGACGAAAGGATACGAGGAACTGGTGGCCGAAGCCGCCGCCGAAATCACGACACACCCGGTCGAGACGGCGATCGATCGACTCGACGACGTCGTGTTCGTCGATGTCCGAGATGGGCCAGAGCTCGATGCGAAGGGGCGGATCCCGGGCTCCATCCACGCGTCCCGCGGAATGCTGGAGTTCCACATCGATCCCGAGAGTCCCTACCACATCGAGGAGTTCGTCTCGGGCTCGGAGCTCCTGTTTTACTGTGCGGTGGGTGGGCGCTCGGTGCTCGCCGCGCAGACGGCCCAGGAGATGGGGCTGTCCGCAGTCGCGAACGTCGAGGGGGGCTTCGAGGCGTGGACGGAAGCCGGCGGCCCGGTCGAGATGGCTGCCTGACGTGCGATATCGACCACGGACATTCACAACCGCTTTGATGGCCCGCTCGTAACCCGCCGGCAATGCCCCTTCCCGAGGCCGACCGCGAGCGGATCGTCGCGGAGCTCGGCCGCGAGCCGACGCCGGCGGAGGCCGCGCTGTTCGAAAACCTCTGGAGCGAACACTGTGCGTACCGCTCCTCGCGCCCGCTGCTGTCGGCGTTCGACAGCGAGAGCGAGGACGTGGTGATCGGGCCAGGCGACGATGCCGCCGTGGTGGCCGTGCCGACGTCCGATGAGGCGGACGACGCGAACGGAAACGAAGACGACGAACTCTATATCACGCTCGGGATCGAGAGCCACAACCACCCCTCCTACGTCGACCCCTACGACGGCGCAGCCACAGGAGTCGGCGGGATCGTCCGCGACACGCTCTCGATGGGTGCGTACCCGATCGCGCTGACCGACTCGCTGTATTTCGGCGAGTTCGACGCCGAACACTCGCGATACCTGTTCGACGGCGTGGTGGAGGGGATCGCGGACTACGGCAACGCGATCGGCGTGCCGACTGTCGGCGGCAGCGTCGCGTTCCATTCCGGCTACGAGGGCAATCCCCTCGTGAACGTGGCGTGTGCGGGACTCCTTCCAGCGGATCGACTCGTCACCGCCGAGGCACAGCGTGCGGGGAACAAGCTGGTGCTCGTCGGGAACGCCACCGGGCGCGACGGATTGGGCGGGGCGAGTTTCGCGAGCGAGGACCTCGCGGAGGACGCCGAGACCGAGGACCGGCCGGCGGTCCAGGTCGGCGATCCCTATACTGAAAAACTTCTGATCGAAGCGAACGAGGCGCTGCTCGACGAGGACCTCGTGCAGGCAGCGCGGGATCTCGGGGCCGCTGGGCTCGGCGGGGCCTCGTCGGAGCTGGTCGCCAAGGGCGACCTCGGGGCCGAGATCGATCTCGACGCGGTCCACCGGCGCGAGCCGGGGATGAACGCGACCGAGATCCTGCTCGCCGAGTCTCAGGAACGGATGTGCTACGAGATCCGACCCGAGGATACCGATCGAGTGCGGGAGATCGCCGAGCGATTCGATCTGGGCTGTTCGGTCATCGGCGAGATCACCGAGGGCAACTACACCTGTTCGTTTGAGGGGAGCGAGGCGCGAAGCGCCTCGAGCGAGCCGCGAGGCAGCGAGACCGTGGTCGACGTCCCCGCGACCTACCTCGCCGACGGCGCACCGATGAACGACCTGCCCGCCGAATCGCCCACCCAACCCGAACGCGACCTTCCCGACGCCGCCGTCGAACAGTCCTTCGAGCGGGTTCTGAGCGATCCGAACACCGCGAGCAAGGAGTGGGTTTATCGCCAGTACGACCACGAAGTCGGGCTCCGAACTGCCGTCCGGCCAGGCGACGACGCCGCGGTGATGGACCTCCACGAGGTCGGCGTCGGCCTCGCGATCTCGGCGGGCGCGGAGCCCCGCTGGACGAGCGCCGCCCCCTACGAGGGTGCGTGCGCGATCGCGCTCGAAAACGCCACCAATCTCGCCGCAATGGGTGCAACGCCGCTCGCCGCCGTCGACTGTCTCAACGGCGGCAACCCCGAGAAACCCGACGTCTACGGCGGCTTTGCCGCGATCGTCGACGGACTGGCCGAGATGTGCAGCGATCTCGCGGTGCCGGTCGTCGGCGGCAACGTCTCGCTCTACAACGACTCGGCGGCGGGCCCGATCCCGCCGACACCGACGCTCGCGATGGTCGGTACGCGAGCGTGGGACGACAGCTCCGGCCGGAACACGGACGCCGACGAGGGACCGACACACGCCGACGCCGGGCCGTCGACCGCGCTCGCTGGCGAGGGGACACTCCTCGTGGTCGGCGATCGCGTTCTCGACGGTGAACCGGCGGGGCTCGGTGGCTCGGCGTATCTCGCTGCGGAGGGTTCCGACCGGTTCCCGTCGCTACCGACGAACCCGGCCGCACTCGTCGACCGGCTCGCGGCGGTGGCCGGCCGGGAAACGACGACCGCGGTCCACGACGCGAGCCACGGAGGGTTGGCAGTGACGCTCGCGGAGATGGTCACGTCGGACGCAGGTGCGAGCGTCGAAATCGAGGGCCCGGCGAGTCCGGTCGAACACCTCTTTCACGAGCAGCCGGGCCGCGCAGTGATCGAGACCCGGGACCCGAAGGCGGTCCGCGAGGCGTTCGCGGGCGTCGCGCCGGTCCACGAACTCGGGTCGACGGCCGACACCGGCCGGCTCGAAGCGAGCGTCGGCGACACCGAACTCTCGATGTCGGCCGCGACGATCGCCGAACGCCGGGCGGTGCTCGATCGCGAGATGGACTGAGCTACGGACGTCGACGACGAACGACGACGTACCACAACCGTTTCGTCCGCCGGACCGGAGATGGGCGTGTGAACGGTTCGCTCGACCGTCGTCTCGCCGTGGTCTCGGGTGCGCTCGCTCCGATGGTCGCGCTCGGATCGATCGTCCTCGGAACCGTCCTCTCGCCGACGTTCTCGTGGGCGGGAAGCGCGCTCTCGGATCTCGGCGTGACGCCCGCGAGCGCGCTCGCGTTCAACGGCGGTCTCGTCGCCGGCGGCGTGCTTGCGCTCCCGTTCGCGTGGGTGCTCGCGGCCGACGGTCGATCGACTCTGGGAGCGGTGTTCGGCCTCACAGCCGTCTCGATGGCGCTCGTCGGGGTTTTCCGATCGGGACACCCGCTTCACTTCCCGGTCGCGCTCGGCTTCTATCTCGGGGCGACCCTGACGATGCTCGTCGACGGGATCGGGGAACTTCGAGCGGGCGCGCGGACGTGGGGTCTCACCGCCCTCGGATTCGCACTCGTCCACATCGGCTCGTGGGCCGCGTGGAGCGCCGGCATCCGTCCCGGATCGGGGCTCGCGATCCCCGAAACGGTCGGTGCGGTGCTGTTCGCGCTATGGGTGTGGGAAGCCGCGTTGCGGCTCCGATCGTCCGAAACTCGGGCGTAGCCGGCGGTCACCGGCACTGTGGAGGAGAGGGAAAGCGGGGACGAAACGGGGAGGGTATGATGCCAGGCAACGGAGTCGCCCCCGCCGATGCGGAGCCGGTCGGGCTCCATCTGAACGCTTTTCGAGGTATTGTAATAAGCTTTGTGTGGGGTGTGGATGAACTGCCGCACCGATCGACGCCACTGGATCAGTCGGCGTCGACGAGAACGAACTCGATCCGGTCGACGTCCGCCCCCTTCGAGGTCCGGTCGACGATCTCGATCCGGCCGAGTTCGCCGAGGCTGTCGACGTGGGTGCCGCCGCACGGACAGACGTCGACGTCGCCGATCGTGACCGCCCGGAGCGGGTCGACGTGATCGGGGATGAGATCGAGATTGGTCCGGCCTTCGGGGGTTTCGGCTTCGAGCGCGTCGCGTGACCGGAGCGCTTTCTCGACCGGGAGGTCCCGCTCGATCAGGTCGTTCGAGAGCCGCTCGATCGTTCGGAGGTCCTCGGCGTCGAAGTGTGCGGGCTCGAAGTCGATCCTGGCGCGGTCGGCGTGGATCCGATTGCCCGCCGTGCTCGCGCCGAACTCGTCGAGCACGACCTTCGAGACGACGTGCTGGGCTGTGTGGTAGCGCATGTGGGCGTAGCGGCGCTCCCAGTCGAGCTCGGCGTGGATCGTGGTTCCGGGGTCGGGGAGATCGCCCTCCAGCGTGTGGCGGATCTCGCCGTGATCCTGGCGGACGTCGACCACGCGCGCCGAGCCGTCGTTCCACGAGAGGCTGCCGTGGTCGGCGGGCTGGCCGCCGCCCTCCTTGTAGAAGTACGTGCCGTCGAGAACCACGGTGCGGTCCGCCTCGTCGGCGCTCGTCACGCGGGCTTCGAACTCGCGGGTGTACTCGTCGTCGGGGAGATAGCGCTGGTCGCTCACACGACGGGTTCGACGCGGAGGGGTATCTGCGTTGTGCCGTCACGCGACGAATCAGGATCGTTCCGTCACTCGATCACGCCGACCGGCCGTGCGTCCGCGAGCGTTTCGAGTCGGTCCGGCGCGATCGGAAACACCGCCTCGGGAGTGCCGGCGGCGGCCCAGACCGTCTCGAACCCGGCGAGGGATTCGTCGAGATACACCGGCACGTCCGTCTCGTGACAGAACGGTGGGACGCCGCCGATCGACCAGCCGAGCGTCTCGCGCACGTCGTCGGCGTCGGCCATTTCGACCTCGTTCTCGGGAACGTCCCGAATCCGGGCGAGGCGCGCCTCGCTCACACGATTCGCCCCGCTCGTGACCACGACGACGAGATCGGGCGCGCGGAAGGCGAGCGAGCTCGCGATCTGGGCGACGTCACACCCGATCGCGTCGGCGGCGTCGGCCGCCGTCTTCGTGCCTTCGGGGAACTCGTGGACGTCGACGTCGAGATCGTACTCTGCGGCGGCGCGCTCGGCGAACGCGCGTGCTCGGGGATGCATGCCGACCGCTCGCATCGCGGGCGAGAAAACGCTACGGGTCAGCGGACCTCGTCGACGCCGACCGCGCCGCTCGATTGGATCCACGCCGTCGGCTCGCGCTCGTCGTAGATGACGATCGCGCCGTCGTCGCGCTCGAAGGCAGCGATGCGTTCGGCCGTCACGGGCGTGTCACTGGACGACTCGGAGGGAGTCTCGTGCGGGGACGTGCTCATTGTTGTCTGGTTTGCCGCCGTCGTCTTTCACTCGACGGTCGAACGGACGGGCCGTGATGTGTTAAAGGTTATCACCCTCGCAGGCCGTTCCGCAACCCGACACCGATGGTGTCCGTCGCATCACCGACAGCCGTCGAGTGCCGAGCGACCGGACCGAAAAGCACAAACTTTGTTTTGGCTACCCAAAAATGATTTTCTCGATAGCAATGACTAAGTGGACGGGGTTCGTAGACAGGAACGCAATGAGCACCCAGGAATCCGACTCGCGACTCCGCCAGGAGTTCGGGACCGTCGAGGAATCACCGGCGCTCCGGATCGAGGGCGACCGGGCCGAACAGATCGTCGACGCGCTGAACGCCGACCTCGCGGCGTCGTACGTCCTCTATCACCAGCTCAAGAAACACCACTGGAACGTCGAGGGCGCGGAGTTCCTCGAAGTCCACCGCTTCCTCGAAGAGGCCTACGAGGCCGTCGAGCACCACTCGGACGTGATCGCCGAACGCGCCCAGGCGCTCGGGGGCGTCCCGGTCGCCGGCCCCGTGAACCTCGAAGACCACAGCTACGTCGAGTTCGAGGGCGAGGACGTCTACGACGTCCGGACGTCGCTCCACAGCGACATGGAGACGTTCGCGGACATCATCGAGCGGATGCGCGATCACATCGAGCTCACGAACAGTCTCGGTGACTACACCTCCGAAGAAGTCCTCCGCGGTGCGATCGCCGACTACGAGGAGTACGCCCACCACCTCGAACACTACCTCGAAGACGACACCCTCGTGCTCGACGAAGCGACCCACTGAGACGCGGCGAGACCAGCGACCACCTTTTTACGACGTGCGTCGGCGCGCGCTGCGCGCCGTTTATCGGCGCGCAGTCGGCGTGCGAGGGATGAGCGCCGCGACCAGCGGAAGCGGCGCGAATCGGCTGGGGAGGCTCGTGGGCGGCTGCGGTGCTGGGTGGTGCCGGGCGGTTCTCAAATGGACCGGCATCAGTGCGGTCACGAAAACCAGCGACGACAAGTCACAGAAGAGGAGGCGATACCAGCGATAGCCATCGAAACGGGAACGACGATCGTCGAAAAGACCCAAACCGACCCGCGTGCCTACCGCCACAACTCGACGGTCAGATCGGTCGCGATCCAGCCGTCGACGTTGTCCTCCTCGACGAACACGGTGCGCTCGGGGCGCGTCGAGTGCATCGAGACCGTCGTGTTCGGGGTGGAGGAGTCGGGTTCGGCACGGTCGTCGGGAGCAGCGTCGGCCTCCGTTCCGCGGGCGGGGACTGCCATGCCAGGACTTAGGCGAGCCTAATTCTAAAAGGGTTTTGGTCGACCTAGCTCCGGCGTGGGCGAACAGTCCCTCGCCCGTCCCGAGCACCCGCCCTTTTCCCCACGCGCCGCCAACGGGTCGTCATGAGCGACCGACCGGACGGCGACCGACGATCCGGCGACGACAGACGGCAGGAGCGCGACCGCAACCGGGGGGCCGATCCCGACCTCGAACGGCTCGCCGGCGATCTCTCGACCACGCTCGACGATCTCCGCGACGAGCTGGAGGGCGAGCGCGGTCCACCGCGGGGGCCGCTCGGACTGCCGCGACCGCCGACGCCCGGCGAGCTCGTCCGGTTCACCGACGAGTACACCATCCCGACCCTGATCGCGGTGCTCGAAGCCAACATCCGACTGCTCGAAGCGCTTCAGGGGGCGATCCGACTGGCGCGCACCGGCGAGCGCGGGCGCGAGATGCGAGCGCTCACCGGGGAGCTCGGTCGCGACGGGCTCGACCGACTCGACGACGTGCTCGTTGATCTCCAGGACGCGCTCGACGGTCGGCCCGAGAACCCCGAGGCCAGAACCCTGCTCGACGACGCTCGCGCGCTCCGTCACGAGATCGACGACCGGCTCGCCGAAGCGGGCAACGGTCGCCGTCCGGACGCGACGCGACCGCGCGACACCGCGGACGGCGAACGGGACGACGTGGACCCGGAAGCGACCGACGACTCGGATGAGGGCGTCGCCATCGACGTCGATTCCGAGCTGGACTCGATCCGCGACGAGGTCGACGGCGACGACGATGGCGAGGAAGACTCGTAGCGACGGGCGGTCGTCCTGGCTCGAACGCTCGCTCTGACGGCCGGTCTCGCGAGTTAGGCCGGTTCGAACCGATAGCCGTCCCAGTCCTGACTCTCGGGTTCGCGGATCCCGGCCGCGGGGTCGCGTAGCTCCGCGGCGTACACCGGCGCGACCTCGTCGCCGATCTCGATCTCGTCGGTCGTGAGCTGACCGAGCGCCCGGACCGTCTCATCGTCCACAGCAAACTCGACGATCGCGAGGTGGTTGGGAGCGTCCACGCCGGGTGGCGGCGCGGTGCTCGTCGTCCACGTCACCACCGTCGCGGTGTGTGCGCTCAGATCCACGGTGCCGACCGGCTCCGCACCGTCGGGACCGATCGGGTGGCCGGGGTAGCTGATCGAGCCGTCGGCGTACCGTGTCGCTTCCATCGGCGGTGTCTCGTCCGCACCGCGGTTTCGGTCGGCTGCGTCACCCTCCTCCTCTCCGCCGTCCTCGTGGCTCATGCGCCCGCCTCCATGATCGTGGTGATGACGCAGTTCCCGAACCCGCCGACGTTGCACGCGAGCCCCACGTCGGCGTCGACCTGGCGCGGCCCCGCCTCGCCGAGCAGCTGTTTGTAGATCTCGTAGCCCTGCGCGACACCGCTCGCGCCGAGGGGATGGCCCTTCGACTTCAACCCTCCCGAAGTGTTGATCGGGAGGTCGCCGTCGCGCTCCGTTCGACCTGCCTCGATCGCGCGCCACGCCTCGCCAGGCTCGGCGAACCCGAGCCCCTCCATCTGGAGGAATTCGAGGATCGTGAACATATCGTGGAGTTCGGCGACATCGATATCGTCGGGATTGTAGCCGCTCCGCTCGTACGCCTGGCGGCCGGATTCGACCACGCCACCCATCGTGGTGGGGTCGCTCCGCTCGTGGACCACGTGGGTGTCGGTCGCGCCGCCGACGCCCGCGATCACGACGTACTCGTCGGTGTACTCCCGCGCCACGGATTCCGGACAGAACAACAGGGCCGCGCTGCCGTCGGTGATGGGGCAGAAGTCGTAGAGGCGGAGGGGATCGGCGACGATCGGACTCTCTAGAACCGTTTCGAGGTCGACTTCCTTCTGAAACTGCGCGTGGGGGTTGTCGACGCCGTTTCGGTGGTTTTTGACCGCGACCTTCCCGAGGCTCTCGCGCGGCGCGTCGTACCGATCGAGATAGCGGCGTGCGGTCAGCCCCGCGAAACTCGGGAGCGTGACGCCGTGTTTGTACTCGACCGGGTGGGTGAGCGAGGCGATGACGTCGGTGGCCTCGCTCGTCGATCGATGGGTCATCTTCTCGCCACCCACCAGCAGGGTCATCTCGCTCGCACCCGAGGCGATCGACTGCCACGCGGCGTACATCCCGGCCCCACCCGACGAAGAGGTCTGATCCACCCGCTGGGTGTACGCCGGCAGGCAGTCGAGATCGTGAGCGAGCGCGTTCGGGACGCCCGTCATCCCCTCGAACTCGCCGCTCGCCATGTTCGAGGCGTAGAGATGGTCGACGTTTTCGGGCGCGACGCCCGCGTCGTCGAGACACGCCGCGCCCGCCTCGGCGAGCAGCTCGCGCACCCACGCGTCGCGCCCGCCGAACTGGGTCATCGACGCCCCGACGATCGCAACGTCCGAGGTAGCCGTGCTCATGGGCCGAACTCTCGCCGGTGTGTTATGGACGTTTCGACACGGTGAGTCGGATCCCGGTTCGGAGCCGGGCCGCCCGGATCGCTTCGGAGAACGACGGTTCGAACCGACGACTACGTCAGCACGAACGCCACGACGAGCACCAGCAGGACGAACAGCGCGGCGACGGCCGCGAAGAAGACGACGTTCTGCCGGCCCCGCCCTCTGTCGGGCATCGACATACCGGCGGCTCGCCCTGCTCCGCAATGAGCGCTGTGGAGTCGTTCTGCCGATCGCGACCGTCGTCACGTCGATCGGTGTGGCCCGGCAGCGACACACCGCCGGCCATCCGTCGGGCTCAGAACTGGATGTTCCCGTGCTTCTTCGGCGGGTCGTCGGCCCGCTTGCGGGCGAGGACGTCGAGATCACTCGCGAGGCGTGCGCGTGTCTCGTGGGGCTCGATGACGTCGTCGACGTAGCCGCGTTCGGCCGCCGAGTAGGGGTTCGCGAACGTCTCGCGGTACTCGTCCATCAGCACCTGTCGGGTCGCTTTCGGATCGTCGGCCGCCTCGATCTCGTCGCCGTGGAGGACCTCGACCGCACCACGCGGGCCGAGGACGGCGGTCTCCGCGCCGGGCCACGCGTAGTTCGCGTCCGCGCCGAGGAGCTTCGAGCCCATCACGATGTACGCGCCGCCGTAGGCCTTCCGGAGGATGACAGTGAGGAGGGGAACGGTGGCTTCGGCGTAGGCGTAGATCAGCTTCGCGCCGTGACGGATGATGCCGTCGTGCTCCTGGTCGGTGCCCGGCATGAACCCGGGAACGTCGACCAGCGTCACGACGGGGAGGTTGAACGAATCACAGAACCGAACGAACCGCGCGCCCTTCCCGCTCGCATCGATGTCGAGCGTGCCCGCGTTGACCCGTGGCTGGTTCGCGACCACGCCGACCGGCCGGCCGTCGAGGCGGGCGAACCCGGTCACGAGGTTGCGCGCGAACCCGCCGTGAACCTCGAAGAAGGAGTCCGTGTCGACGATCCCCGAGACGACCTCGCACACGTCGTAGGGCTTCCGTGGCTCGTCGGGCACGACCGAACCGATCCCGTCCTGATGTCCGGGATCGTGCCCCGAGTCGATCCGCGGCGGCTCCTCGGCGTTGTTCGTCGGGAGGTAGGCGAGCAGCCGCCGGACGTCGTCGAGTGCGTCCAGCTCCGTGGCGCAGGCGAGGTGGGCGACCCCGCTCTCGGTCGCGTGGGTTCGCGCCCCGCCCAGCTCCGCCATCGAGATCTCCTCGCCCGTCACGGTCTCGATCACGTCCGGCCCCGTGATCATCATATGCGACGTGTCCTCGACCATCACCGTGAAGTCCGTCAGCGCGGGCGAGTAGGTCGCACCGCCGGCGCAGGGCCCCATGATCGCCGAGATCTGCGGGACGACCCCGCTCGCCCGGACGTTCCGCCGGAAGATCTTCGCGAAGCCCGCGAGCGAGTCGATCCCCTCCTGGATGCGCGCGCCCGCAGAGTCGTTGAGGCCGACGATCGGCGCACCGGTCTCGATCGCCCTGTCCATCACCGCACAGATCTTGTCGGCGACCGCCTCGCCGATCGATCCCCCGAGAACGGTGAAATCGTGGGCGAAGACGAACACTTTGCGACCGTCGACCTCGCCGTACCCCGTGACGACGCCGTCGCCCGGCACACCACGTTCGTCCATGTCGAAGTCGGTCGCGCGGTGTTCGACGAACGTCCCGAGCTCGCGGAACGTGTCGTCGTCCATGAGATACTCGATCCGCTCGCGCGCGGTCAGCTTTCCCTTCGCGTGCTGGGCCGCGACCCGCTCCTCGCCGCCGCCCGCTGCCGCCGCCGCGCGCCGCCGTCGGAGCGACTCGATCGGCGTCTCGCTCGCGGCACGCTCCGCCACCTCGGTGGCTTCCTCGCGGCTGATGGACTCTTCCGTCGCCACGCTACCACTCCATCCCGCCGTTGACCGCGAGGATCTGGCCGGTCATGTACGAGGACTCCTCGCCCGCGACGAACCGGACGATCCCGGTGACGTCCTCGATCGAGGCGAACCGATTCAACGGAATGCGCTGGAGGATCTTCTCTTGAACCTCCTCGGAAACCTCGTCGAGCATGTCGGTCTCGACGAACCCCGGTGCGACGCAGTTCGCGGTCGACCCCGTTCGAGCGAGTTCGAGCGCGATCGTCCTGGTGAACCCGAAGAGGCCGCTCTTGGTGGTGGCGTAGTTCGCCTGACCGTAGTTGCCCTGCTGGCCGACGACGCTCGAAATGTTGATCAGCCGGCCGTGGTCGGCCTCCTGGATGTCGTCGAACAGGCAGTGCGTGCAGTTGTACACCCCGCCGAGGTTCACATTGATAACGCGCTCCCAGTCCTCGCGGGACATGTTTCCGAAGGTGCGATCGACGGTGAGGCCCGCGTTGTTCACCAGTACGTCGGCCGGACCGAACGCGTCGTGGACGCTTTCGGCCATCGCCGCGACCGCGTCGTACTCGGCGACGTCGGCCTGGACCGCGATCGCCTCCCCGCCGTCGTCCTCTACGGTGTCGACGACCTCGTGGGCGGCCGCCTCCGACGAGCGGTAGTTCACTACGACGTTCGCGCCTTGGCGTCCGAGTTCCTCGGCGATGCCCCGGCCGATCCCCCGTGACGCACCGGTGACCACACAGGTCTGATTTTCGAGCGACATGAACTCTACCGGGAGGCTACATCCCGGGGTACGTAAGTGTACTGTCGGCGGGGAATTTTCGAACGGATGCACAACAGAGGTCCACGGCCGCGACCGGACGGCGAACCCTCGCTCACTCGTCCGTCGCGTCGCGGAGCCGGTCGACCTCGCGCCGGAACCCGACGAGTTCGGCACGCTGCGCTGCGAGGTTCGCGAGGCGCTCGTCGAGCGTGTCGAGGGCGTCGTCGATCCCCGTCGCGAGCCCGTCGAGGTCGTACTCGCCCGCCTCGATCCGGGCACGCCGAATGTGCTTGCAGTCGGCCTCGCGATACTGAAAGTCCGGACAGGTACACGACGGCGCGCGGATCTCGACCAGGTACTCCTCACCCGCCTCGCTGTACACCTGGTAGACGTCGGGCGCGTGTTCGAGGACGGTCAGCCGTTCGCCGACCGCCCGCCGGTCGCGCTTGTCGATGCGGTGCTTGAACGGTCGCGTCGCGAGCGCTTCGTCGTACGATATGCTCATT from Halococcus agarilyticus includes:
- a CDS encoding YbaK/EbsC family protein, translated to MHPRARAFAERAAAEYDLDVDVHEFPEGTKTAADAADAIGCDVAQIASSLAFRAPDLVVVVTSGANRVSEARLARIRDVPENEVEMADADDVRETLGWSIGGVPPFCHETDVPVYLDESLAGFETVWAAAGTPEAVFPIAPDRLETLADARPVGVIE
- the dpsA gene encoding DNA starvation/stationary phase protection protein DpsA, encoding MSTQESDSRLRQEFGTVEESPALRIEGDRAEQIVDALNADLAASYVLYHQLKKHHWNVEGAEFLEVHRFLEEAYEAVEHHSDVIAERAQALGGVPVAGPVNLEDHSYVEFEGEDVYDVRTSLHSDMETFADIIERMRDHIELTNSLGDYTSEEVLRGAIADYEEYAHHLEHYLEDDTLVLDEATH
- a CDS encoding DUF7331 family protein; translation: MSTSPHETPSESSSDTPVTAERIAAFERDDGAIVIYDEREPTAWIQSSGAVGVDEVR
- the purL gene encoding phosphoribosylformylglycinamidine synthase subunit PurL — encoded protein: MPLPEADRERIVAELGREPTPAEAALFENLWSEHCAYRSSRPLLSAFDSESEDVVIGPGDDAAVVAVPTSDEADDANGNEDDELYITLGIESHNHPSYVDPYDGAATGVGGIVRDTLSMGAYPIALTDSLYFGEFDAEHSRYLFDGVVEGIADYGNAIGVPTVGGSVAFHSGYEGNPLVNVACAGLLPADRLVTAEAQRAGNKLVLVGNATGRDGLGGASFASEDLAEDAETEDRPAVQVGDPYTEKLLIEANEALLDEDLVQAARDLGAAGLGGASSELVAKGDLGAEIDLDAVHRREPGMNATEILLAESQERMCYEIRPEDTDRVREIAERFDLGCSVIGEITEGNYTCSFEGSEARSASSEPRGSETVVDVPATYLADGAPMNDLPAESPTQPERDLPDAAVEQSFERVLSDPNTASKEWVYRQYDHEVGLRTAVRPGDDAAVMDLHEVGVGLAISAGAEPRWTSAAPYEGACAIALENATNLAAMGATPLAAVDCLNGGNPEKPDVYGGFAAIVDGLAEMCSDLAVPVVGGNVSLYNDSAAGPIPPTPTLAMVGTRAWDDSSGRNTDADEGPTHADAGPSTALAGEGTLLVVGDRVLDGEPAGLGGSAYLAAEGSDRFPSLPTNPAALVDRLAAVAGRETTTAVHDASHGGLAVTLAEMVTSDAGASVEIEGPASPVEHLFHEQPGRAVIETRDPKAVREAFAGVAPVHELGSTADTGRLEASVGDTELSMSAATIAERRAVLDREMD
- a CDS encoding rhodanese-like domain-containing protein; amino-acid sequence: MAEAAAEITTHPVETAIDRLDDVVFVDVRDGPELDAKGRIPGSIHASRGMLEFHIDPESPYHIEEFVSGSELLFYCAVGGRSVLAAQTAQEMGLSAVANVEGGFEAWTEAGGPVEMAA
- a CDS encoding thiolase family protein — its product is MSTATSDVAIVGASMTQFGGRDAWVRELLAEAGAACLDDAGVAPENVDHLYASNMASGEFEGMTGVPNALAHDLDCLPAYTQRVDQTSSSGGAGMYAAWQSIASGASEMTLLVGGEKMTHRSTSEATDVIASLTHPVEYKHGVTLPSFAGLTARRYLDRYDAPRESLGKVAVKNHRNGVDNPHAQFQKEVDLETVLESPIVADPLRLYDFCPITDGSAALLFCPESVAREYTDEYVVIAGVGGATDTHVVHERSDPTTMGGVVESGRQAYERSGYNPDDIDVAELHDMFTILEFLQMEGLGFAEPGEAWRAIEAGRTERDGDLPINTSGGLKSKGHPLGASGVAQGYEIYKQLLGEAGPRQVDADVGLACNVGGFGNCVITTIMEAGA
- a CDS encoding alanyl-tRNA editing protein, with amino-acid sequence MSDQRYLPDDEYTREFEARVTSADEADRTVVLDGTYFYKEGGGQPADHGSLSWNDGSARVVDVRQDHGEIRHTLEGDLPDPGTTIHAELDWERRYAHMRYHTAQHVVSKVVLDEFGASTAGNRIHADRARIDFEPAHFDAEDLRTIERLSNDLIERDLPVEKALRSRDALEAETPEGRTNLDLIPDHVDPLRAVTIGDVDVCPCGGTHVDSLGELGRIEIVDRTSKGADVDRIEFVLVDAD
- a CDS encoding PHP domain-containing protein gives rise to the protein MLSAELHCHSELSFDGRDPVDLLLAQAEAVGLDALAVTDHDEIDASLAAAERAADYDLIGIPGSEVSSAAGHVLALGIGERVPAGLPFEETLARIREQDGIAVVPHPFQRSRSGVAPHITRDTLASADAIETYNSRLLTGRSNRRAERFAETNDLPMTAGSDAHIAEMVGQAVTEIDADERSVDGVLDAIRAGRTRVIGKRTPWRISFRQASGGVKRRIKARIAGVFG
- a CDS encoding DUF998 domain-containing protein, with product MNGSLDRRLAVVSGALAPMVALGSIVLGTVLSPTFSWAGSALSDLGVTPASALAFNGGLVAGGVLALPFAWVLAADGRSTLGAVFGLTAVSMALVGVFRSGHPLHFPVALGFYLGATLTMLVDGIGELRAGARTWGLTALGFALVHIGSWAAWSAGIRPGSGLAIPETVGAVLFALWVWEAALRLRSSETRA
- a CDS encoding DUF7547 family protein; protein product: MSDRPDGDRRSGDDRRQERDRNRGADPDLERLAGDLSTTLDDLRDELEGERGPPRGPLGLPRPPTPGELVRFTDEYTIPTLIAVLEANIRLLEALQGAIRLARTGERGREMRALTGELGRDGLDRLDDVLVDLQDALDGRPENPEARTLLDDARALRHEIDDRLAEAGNGRRPDATRPRDTADGERDDVDPEATDDSDEGVAIDVDSELDSIRDEVDGDDDGEEDS
- a CDS encoding OB-fold domain-containing protein; translated protein: MEATRYADGSISYPGHPIGPDGAEPVGTVDLSAHTATVVTWTTSTAPPPGVDAPNHLAIVEFAVDDETVRALGQLTTDEIEIGDEVAPVYAAELRDPAAGIREPESQDWDGYRFEPA